The Aspergillus nidulans FGSC A4 chromosome VIII genome contains the following window.
ACAATAGCCTAGTCAAGTCAGTAAACAATTAGTGAAGGAAACTTCCGTGTACTTACCAGGACAACGCTTGTGATTCCGGTCTGCATTTCCTCGAGCATGATGCGGTCCTCGACGCTGACGACCTGTTGCTGCATAGGAATAGTACGCTCCAGACGCTGGAGGACGACGTCGGATAGGTGAGCAACAGTGGGAAGGCTGTCGTTGGCAGCATTGGTAACGAAAGAGTTGAGGACTTCATAGCCAGCGGTCCGAAGCTGATTATCTGCGTCTGATCTAGACGGGAGTTAGGTTTAACTTAAGAAATGAAAATCCGAGGCACGTACCTTTCTGTGAGGGCAAGGAGCGACTTGACGCTCTCCTCGAAGTATTTTGAAATTGGGTTGGTCTGCGCGCCGACATCACCAGCAAAACGGTCGGCCACGTTCATCAACGCCCAGCAGCATGAGCTGGCAATCTTCGGGGAGCTTGCAAGGCCGTTGAAAAGGCAAGAGATAAGGGGTTGGAGGTGCACGTCAGGGTCAAGGGTCTCAGAGCAGAAGTCGCAGACACGGCCGAGCGCGTAAGCAGCGGAGTCGCGGACCTGGATGGAGCTGTCTTCCATCATGCTAACCAGTACGTGCAAGGCCTGCTTGACCAGGGGCTCGAGGACCTTGGGGTCCGGACCGTCCATTATGGCACCAAACGCAGCCACGGCAGCGTCCCTGCGGCGCCAGTCTTCGCTTCGGATGTTCTCCTCGACAAAAGCAAGCACGGGCTGGATGACGTCGGCCTGTACGCACTGGGCgtacagctgcagagcctggtAAGCAGCGCGAGAGATGTTGTACTCGTCATCACCTGCATCTTCGTCCTGTTTGCACATAGCCTGCAACAGAACCGGGACAACTTCACGGCAAGCGATGCGCGCGAAACCGTACATTGGGCGGACATCAGTCAAACCCTCAGCTTGGGCCTTGAAAACATAATCAGCAATTGATCATCAAGACAATGTTGGGTCAGACATACCGCGGCGTTATCATCTTCGATAGCTATCTCTTCCTCGCAAACGGTACACCAGAATTCAATAGCAAGCTTGGctacatcttcctcttcgctcttCATTCCCATAATGCTCAGACCAAACAGAGCTTTCTCCATGTAGAAACTCATCTTATCGTAGTAAGCACCCATGATACGGTTCAGACAACCGAAAGCGCCAGCCTGAACACGAAGGTCCTCCGCCTGTGTAGCCTCACAGACGACCTGCATGATATAATTCCGCTCACCCTCATTTTCCATGTTCGACCGCACAAAGTCCACAGAGTCACTGAGGGCCTTTATGGCGGCGAATCGAATGTCCATGTTCTGCTCCTCGCGGCGGGCGCCCTGAACGACAGCAGTAAGGATAGCATTGGAGTGCGCAGCCAAGCTCTCGCGGAGCTCCATTTCCTGAGATTCACAAATAAAACCAATGGTGACGAGGGAAGCCTGTTTCATCTGGTCGGATCCGCTCGCTACATTCTGAACGAGGATCTGCATCAAATCCGGCCATTCATTCTGGGGCAGCTCGATAGCGGCAATAGAAACAATAAACTGAGCCGCAGACTGACCGGCGCGCCCATCCTTGGAGGCGAGCGTCTTAAGCGCAAGTTCCTTGACCTGCGCCTTAATATCTGGGGTAATTTGCTGGCGCCATTTTTGTTGAACCTCGTTAAGCCTCTCTCGATCTCTAAAAGTAAAAGCGTTCTTCAGAGCAAGACCGGCGGCGGTTCTAATGTGGGAAGCGGAGTTTTCATTCGCGAGTTCCTGGCCTAAGGTGACGAGATAACCAGCCTGAAACAAAGGAGGGGCACAACGTTAGCAAACTAGGCCCGCCGAACTTGCTTCATGAGGAGGAAAATGGAAGAACAGGAATAGAAGAGTATACGTACAAAGTCAACCTCGGCCGCGTGGAGCAACTGTTGCTCAGCGTTGGAGCGTGTGTTAGCATCTATAAATTAAACGAGAGAAGCCGTTAGCAGAAGCACTCCTAGAACACGTTCTGAGACAGGAGTCAAAGAAGACCAGAACGCACCTGAGGAGATTGTGTTTGCCAACACTTGAGTGACATCCATGGTGATTTTACAGGTAGAGTCACAAGCCTGTAAGAGGGAtgagaggaaaaagaaaaaaggaaaggggaggGGGGAAGGAGTGACCGAAGAACTCCTCTTGCCAAATTAAAAAAAGGGAAATAAAAAGAGACAGGAAGTAGATATAGCACAAGAGAGAAGCTCACGGCAAAAGAGAGTGTCGTAGAATAAGTCAGGTTGGTGTGAAATGGGAGGTTGTTGGAGGATGGTAGGAGGGACGGTGCGGGAGAGGTTCCAAGTTGTTTTTGTGGAAATATGACGAGGAGCTGGGGACTAGACAACGGCATGCACCACTTTTGGGGGACCTGCCAACCGTACTGCACCAGTGGACACCGAACAACCCTAGTAACTGGTAGACCAGCAGAGTTTCCGGACTTTCTGGACTCTTTTGACTCTGACTCGCAGTCAAATTAAAAGGCAAAGCCTGGTTTATCCGATCTCGCTTTGGCTTCTTAAGGCTGAGATTGTAGGAGAATTAGGGAATAGAAACGCAAGCGATaagctcaatatcaaccgAGCAGTTCTCGACTATGGAAGACAGTCTGAAAGCTCATATACCGCAAAGAGTCTCCCGAATCAATATTGGACAATCTCTGCAGCAAATTCCATCTGGGTTCACTCAACCTTGATTGACACCTAATGACGGGTTGGTCTAGTTACAGCTTTTGATTGGCTCGCCGACCATATTACATCACGTGATATCAGGACACAAAGAACGTGAGATCGCATTCAGTATGTTGGAAGGGTGTTGTGAGTCTATATCTACCAACCACTGAGTTCATGGATAAATGCCCAATAGGTATGCCATTTGAAAGATATTTATCAAGCTTAGCCGCAGGTCCCGGTCTGAATTCCATACCTGTTGTATCTTTTACAGCGTGATCACGAAGTAGATATATCCATCCGCTGCTGCCTGAGGCGGGAACGAGAGTCGGGAAGAGACGTTTTTCCATACAGCTCGCACGCCCGCTGCTTTAGCGAAAGCTCCGATCTCTGTTTGCTTGTTGTGATTTTACCATATGAAGATCGATCCCACTTCTCAGACCACGCCCTAGCAACACCCCACAAAAAGAATCCATTCGAAGGGAAAAAATTTCATTCCCTTTGTCATTAATAAAATTGACAATTTTAGCATGCAATAATAAGCTGTCATTGGTCCACTACTCAtcaccttcatcgtcttcgtctcctAATTCAGCGTCGAGATCCAGTACTTCATACCTAATCGCGCCGGCGTACAACACACAAATCGCCCTTCGGCCCTGCCGTCCATTCACATCAATCCTAATTGGTCGAGCTTTGGCTGCGAACTGATGTTTGACTAGCTGGAGGGTTGAGATATCAACGTCCGTCCTTTCCTTCACGGCATCGACGTGGTGAACGTTGTGATAATTGATTGTAAATTGGTAAGCAGAGCCTGGTGGGTATACATGTCGTGGTGGTTGGAATGGGAGTTGCAGGACGTAAGAGGTTCCAACTGCAGGTATGTTAGAGTGAGAAAGATTCGGGATTAGTTGATGTAGACGCCACATACCGTTATTTGACCATAGGACCATCATATTGTTGCCTTCGGCAAAATGTA
Protein-coding sequences here:
- a CDS encoding karyopherin beta (transcript_id=CADANIAT00001750), yielding MDVTQVLANTISSDANTRSNAEQQLLHAAEVDFAGYLVTLGQELANENSASHIRTAAGLALKNAFTFRDRERLNEVQQKWRQQITPDIKAQVKELALKTLASKDGRAGQSAAQFIVSIAAIELPQNEWPDLMQILVQNVASGSDQMKQASLVTIGFICESQEMELRESLAAHSNAILTAVVQGARREEQNMDIRFAAIKALSDSVDFVRSNMENEGERNYIMQVVCEATQAEDLRVQAGAFGCLNRIMGAYYDKMSFYMEKALFGLSIMGMKSEEEDVAKLAIEFWCTVCEEEIAIEDDNAAAQAEGLTDVRPMYGFARIACREVVPVLLQAMCKQDEDAGDDEYNISRAAYQALQLYAQCVQADVIQPVLAFVEENIRSEDWRRRDAAVAAFGAIMDGPDPKVLEPLVKQALHVLVSMMEDSSIQVRDSAAYALGRVCDFCSETLDPDVHLQPLISCLFNGLASSPKIASSCCWALMNVADRFAGDVGAQTNPISKYFEESVKSLLALTERSDADNQLRTAGYEVLNSFVTNAANDSLPTVAHLSDVVLQRLERTIPMQQQVVSVEDRIMLEEMQTGITSVVLAIVQRLEAEIKPQADRIMQILLQVLSTVPPKSSVPDVVFATVGAIANALEEEFVKYMESFSPFLNGALGNQEEPGLCAMAIGLVSDISRALNEKVLPYCDTFMNHLMNNLSSATNQLKPAILETFGDIAQAIGEHFDKYLTVVGQVLKQASLVTASNDVTIEMLDYIISLREGIMDAWGGILLAYKGKPQAQALKEFIDPIFELLRLISQDPASRSEGLMRASMGVLGDLAETYPDGSISAYFRNEWVTSLVRETRTNREYGQRTIDTARWAREQVKNQINMQGGGMS